A window from Flavobacteriales bacterium encodes these proteins:
- a CDS encoding T9SS type A sorting domain-containing protein, producing MSDAAGQENVESVTVSEPPLLNVPDTCFPITLGYAAAQPVSGTPPYSYLWNTDPVQVTDTAFGLAAGTYSCAITDARGCTTVGSYEVDAVGCGLSLDELCHQIQLYPNPGTEAFTLSSDHLMEHCIVQDLQGRALFESCESTQLLRIDTRHWPSGTYLVRVSTAKGSQAYRRVKNE from the coding sequence GTGTCGGATGCGGCCGGACAAGAAAATGTGGAGTCGGTGACCGTATCGGAGCCACCGCTGCTTAACGTACCCGACACCTGTTTTCCCATTACGCTCGGATATGCCGCGGCTCAGCCCGTAAGTGGAACACCACCGTATAGTTATCTTTGGAACACCGATCCGGTTCAGGTTACCGACACCGCTTTCGGTCTCGCCGCGGGCACGTACTCCTGCGCCATCACCGATGCCCGGGGTTGTACTACAGTTGGGTCGTACGAGGTCGATGCGGTCGGATGCGGACTTTCGCTCGACGAGCTATGCCACCAAATACAACTCTATCCCAACCCGGGCACTGAGGCCTTTACCCTATCATCGGACCACCTGATGGAGCATTGTATCGTGCAAGACTTGCAAGGGCGCGCGTTGTTCGAGTCCTGCGAATCTACTCAGTTGCTGCGCATCGACACGCGCCATTGGCCTTCGGGAACATACCTCGTGCGCGTGAGCACCGCAAAGGGCTCGCAAGCATATCGCCGGGTTAAGAATGAATGA